A genomic window from Spirochaetota bacterium includes:
- a CDS encoding ABC transporter permease — protein sequence MLYRIWTIFVARTKEFYRDRSALGWNIIFPLLIIIGFSVVFKSESSPLLKVGVITYDKIDIKEVDNPQLKEFLKMRYVDFIVFPSKEKAIASLHKFKIDMVLDIQNNTYYINDSSPNGYVAEQLLKGAGSSHTIFSKYSFKGKGIRYVEWLFPGILGMNAMFNSLYGVGYVLVMYRKNGILKRFSVAPVRPFEFLTAQILSRMFVMLATTIVVYIGTVLLYGFECKGSLFTLFLVFALGGFCMISLGLLIASRSDSQEFADGLINIITWPMMFLSEVWFSLEGARPWVQKVSQLLPLTPIVEGARMVMNEG from the coding sequence ATGCTATACAGAATATGGACAATATTTGTTGCACGCACAAAAGAATTTTACAGAGACAGGTCGGCATTAGGCTGGAATATTATTTTCCCACTCTTAATTATTATTGGTTTCAGTGTGGTTTTCAAAAGCGAATCTTCACCACTGCTTAAAGTTGGTGTCATTACTTATGATAAAATTGATATAAAAGAAGTAGACAATCCACAGTTGAAAGAATTTTTAAAGATGAGATATGTTGATTTTATAGTATTTCCCTCTAAAGAAAAAGCAATTGCAAGTTTGCATAAATTTAAAATAGATATGGTACTGGACATACAAAATAATACATACTATATAAATGATTCCTCACCCAACGGATATGTTGCCGAACAGCTTCTTAAAGGAGCTGGCAGCAGTCATACGATATTTTCAAAGTATTCATTCAAGGGCAAAGGTATACGGTATGTTGAATGGCTTTTTCCCGGCATTTTGGGTATGAATGCAATGTTCAACTCATTATATGGAGTGGGTTATGTGCTTGTGATGTACCGGAAAAACGGCATATTAAAACGTTTCAGCGTTGCGCCTGTCAGGCCATTTGAGTTTTTGACAGCACAGATTCTATCCAGAATGTTTGTGATGCTTGCAACAACAATAGTTGTATACATTGGAACAGTATTGCTGTATGGGTTTGAATGCAAAGGTTCATTGTTCACGCTGTTTCTTGTTTTTGCTCTGGGTGGGTTTTGTATGATTTCTTTAGGACTGCTTATTGCTTCTCGAAGCGACAGCCAGGAGTTTGCTGATGGACTAATTAATATTATAACGTGGCCAATGATGTTTTTGTCAGAAGTGTGGTTTTCACTTGAGGGTGCACGCCCATGGGTGCAGAAAGTATCACAGCTTTTGCCACTTACACCCATAGTGGAAGGTGCACGTATGGTTATGAATGAGGGAG
- a CDS encoding ABC transporter ATP-binding protein gives MSYILEVKNLYKYFPGVKAVDGVSFAIPQGICFGLLGPNGAGKTTTIEVIEGIQKPDSGVILYKGKPRGHHFKQEVGIQLQHTELQQYLTVREILLTFRNLYARRAPMDELVSLCYLEEILDRDNRKISGGQKQRLLLAIALANDPELLFLDEPTTGLDPQARRHVWDIVQSIKKKGKTIILTTHYMEEAQTLCDIVAIMDHGRIVAMDSPINLLNQHCRGVTITLPSIVDENILHQMECEWYTVNNTIEIHTEKPHDCLRLLIDNNVDITGMVVRSQNLEDLFLKLTGTQLRA, from the coding sequence ATGAGTTATATACTTGAAGTTAAAAATCTTTATAAATATTTCCCCGGAGTCAAGGCAGTTGATGGAGTAAGTTTTGCTATCCCTCAAGGTATTTGCTTTGGTTTACTAGGCCCAAATGGTGCAGGCAAAACAACAACTATAGAAGTTATTGAAGGGATACAGAAACCAGACAGTGGTGTAATACTGTATAAAGGAAAGCCGCGGGGTCATCATTTTAAACAGGAGGTTGGTATTCAGCTGCAGCACACTGAATTGCAGCAATATCTTACAGTTAGGGAAATTCTTTTGACATTCAGGAACTTATATGCACGCAGGGCTCCAATGGATGAACTTGTTTCACTGTGTTATCTTGAGGAGATACTGGATAGAGATAACAGGAAAATATCAGGAGGGCAAAAACAGCGGTTACTTTTGGCGATAGCTCTGGCAAATGACCCTGAACTTTTGTTTCTGGATGAGCCAACTACAGGCCTTGACCCACAAGCGCGGCGTCATGTGTGGGATATAGTACAATCAATCAAAAAGAAAGGAAAAACCATTATCCTTACCACACACTACATGGAAGAGGCACAAACACTGTGTGATATTGTTGCAATCATGGATCATGGCAGGATTGTTGCCATGGATTCGCCAATTAATTTGCTTAACCAACATTGCAGAGGTGTTACCATAACACTGCCATCAATAGTGGATGAAAATATTTTACATCAGATGGAGTGCGAGTGGTACACAGTGAACAATACCATAGAGATACACACGGAAAAACCTCATGATTGCCTGCGATTGCTCATAGATAATAATGTAGATATTACTGGGATGGTGGTTCGCTCACAGAATTTAGAGGATCTCTTTTTAAAACTAACGGGGACGCAGTTGAGGGCATAA
- a CDS encoding ATP-dependent helicase, with product MSLKVDKNQLKAINAEGGAHLVIASAGSGKTYTVIQRSIALINKNLCKPDELLLLTFSRKAAEELKSRIIVGLGGCGKAIVASTFHAFCLQYIIKRYMNSVKVLDEETSETIMKEIIERHVNEFYGIPSSVIYKILLKSDKITLPVDIRTKIEIIKKEYLQFKKTHNYIDFEDMINTSIEYLSNDSSLQAAIHNTFKYIMVDEFQDTSENNFKLLKLLLPNQHPNVFMVGDDWQSIYKFRDAQVKYIVNAKKYFEKLTVHTLTNNYRSKKEIVSLASRLISKNRFRSRRIVYSVRGKGGKIFFHRVNSFEQEATIAGAIAQKYSTNHSIAMLYRNNWQGNFLQSRITNHSNIQYMTIHSAKGLEFDIVILCGVKDRLLPDPYTDIEEERRLMYVALTRAKNCLHILYHPTYSDQKPQFIKECESYM from the coding sequence ATGTCCTTAAAAGTTGATAAAAATCAGTTGAAAGCAATTAATGCCGAAGGTGGTGCGCACCTTGTTATTGCATCAGCTGGCAGTGGGAAAACGTACACTGTTATACAGCGAAGTATTGCATTAATTAATAAAAATTTGTGTAAACCAGATGAGTTGCTGTTACTTACATTCAGCCGAAAAGCTGCTGAAGAATTAAAAAGCAGGATTATAGTAGGCCTTGGTGGTTGTGGTAAGGCAATTGTTGCGTCAACGTTTCATGCGTTCTGTTTACAATATATTATTAAACGATATATGAATTCTGTCAAAGTGCTTGATGAAGAAACTTCAGAAACTATAATGAAAGAAATTATCGAAAGGCATGTCAATGAATTCTATGGTATTCCATCGTCAGTGATATATAAAATACTATTGAAAAGCGATAAAATTACCCTGCCGGTTGATATTAGAACCAAAATTGAAATTATAAAAAAAGAATATTTGCAATTTAAAAAAACACACAATTATATTGACTTTGAAGACATGATTAATACATCAATTGAATACTTGTCTAATGATAGCTCATTGCAAGCAGCAATTCACAATACCTTTAAATATATAATGGTAGATGAATTTCAGGACACTTCGGAGAATAATTTTAAACTTTTGAAATTACTTTTGCCCAACCAACACCCTAATGTTTTCATGGTTGGTGATGACTGGCAATCAATTTACAAATTTAGAGATGCACAAGTAAAATACATTGTAAACGCAAAGAAATATTTTGAAAAGCTTACAGTGCATACTCTGACAAATAACTATCGTTCAAAAAAAGAAATTGTGAGCCTTGCAAGCAGGTTAATTTCTAAGAATAGATTCCGTTCACGTCGTATAGTTTACTCTGTACGTGGAAAAGGAGGCAAAATATTTTTTCACAGGGTAAACTCTTTTGAACAGGAGGCTACAATCGCTGGAGCTATCGCACAAAAATATAGCACAAATCATTCTATAGCTATGCTTTACAGGAACAACTGGCAGGGCAACTTTCTACAATCAAGAATTACTAATCATAGCAATATTCAATATATGACAATACATTCGGCAAAGGGGCTGGAATTTGATATTGTGATTTTATGTGGTGTAAAGGACAGGTTGTTGCCTGACCCCTATACCGATATTGAAGAAGAACGTCGCTTGATGTATGTTGCACTCACCAGAGCAAAAAACTGCTTGCATATACTCTATCATCCAACCTATAGTGACCAGAAGCCGCAATTTATTAAAGAATGTGAATCATACATGTAA